One segment of bacterium DNA contains the following:
- a CDS encoding MotA/TolQ/ExbB proton channel family protein — protein MSFMEKSLVDYFNEGGGFMWPILFCQVVGLAICIERFITLSRSGVNTRKFLVKIKQALDEGGVQRAVEVSANQRGSVASIFHAGLLRAHKGVDQVEKAIVNAGAIEMAFLERGMIWIAFFIAVAPMLGFTGTVQGMIQSFEAIAKANDISPTIVATGISVALLTTLFGLIVAMILQFFHNYFTAKINRLVVDMEETSAELVDAIVELEHR, from the coding sequence ATGTCTTTTATGGAGAAATCATTAGTTGATTATTTTAACGAAGGTGGCGGTTTCATGTGGCCAATCCTTTTTTGTCAGGTCGTGGGTCTTGCCATTTGTATCGAACGTTTCATCACTTTGTCGCGTTCGGGCGTCAACACAAGAAAATTTCTTGTGAAGATCAAACAAGCCCTTGATGAAGGAGGCGTGCAGAGAGCGGTAGAAGTCAGCGCTAACCAACGCGGCTCGGTTGCCTCCATTTTCCACGCCGGTTTGCTTCGCGCTCATAAAGGCGTGGATCAGGTCGAAAAAGCTATCGTGAATGCCGGCGCCATCGAAATGGCATTTCTGGAACGAGGCATGATCTGGATTGCTTTCTTTATTGCCGTTGCTCCCATGCTTGGATTTACAGGAACCGTGCAAGGTATGATTCAGTCTTTTGAAGCGATCGCGAAAGCTAACGACATTTCTCCTACCATTGTTGCAACCGGTATTTCAGTCGCGTTGCTCACCACTCTATTTGGTTTGATCGTCGCTATGATACTTCAATTTTTCCATAATTATTTTACAGCGAAGATCAACCGTCTGGTTGTGGACATGGAAGAGACATCGGCAGAATTAGTTGACGCCATTGTTGAGTTGGAACACCGATAG
- a CDS encoding CDP-alcohol phosphatidyltransferase family protein, which yields MTNETTGGKNPHADKIFTVSNILSLSRIVIVIPIIYFLDLGNTNPRHNLTALALMIIGGLTDTFDGQLARKMNQITNFGKVIDPIADKIGMAAILLFLAFSRDDFPVWFLVVALVRDILIFSAGLYIKNKYAFLFTSNMLGKITITVVALMVTVYVVKDVFLIEGFYVFLLWVSTILLVTSFYVYVLRLLKFLRLNQKNTKDVI from the coding sequence ATGACAAATGAAACCACTGGCGGTAAAAATCCTCACGCCGACAAAATATTTACCGTTTCAAATATCCTAAGCCTTTCGAGGATTGTTATTGTCATACCTATCATTTATTTTCTTGATCTTGGCAATACAAATCCGCGCCATAATCTGACCGCACTTGCCCTTATGATCATCGGGGGTCTCACAGATACGTTTGACGGACAGCTTGCAAGAAAAATGAACCAAATTACCAATTTCGGCAAAGTCATTGACCCGATCGCTGATAAAATAGGAATGGCTGCGATTCTCTTATTTTTAGCTTTTTCACGTGACGATTTCCCGGTGTGGTTCCTTGTTGTCGCGCTGGTTAGGGACATATTGATCTTTTCGGCAGGACTCTACATTAAGAACAAATATGCTTTTCTTTTTACATCAAATATGCTCGGCAAAATTACAATTACTGTTGTTGCGCTCATGGTGACGGTCTACGTTGTCAAAGATGTATTTCTAATCGAGGGGTTTTATGTATTCTTGCTGTGGGTAAGTACTATTTTACTCGTTACGTCCTTTTATGTGTATGTCCTACGCTTATTGAAATTTTTACGTTTGAATCAAAAGAATACGAAGGATGTTATATGA
- a CDS encoding flippase-like domain-containing protein, whose product MMKKYLYVVLKIAISFGIIFFTVRSIELDALQAQFLKTDPAWIGWSLILLSFSYFLGAFQWRLILRLSEIRISYQVTLGYYYVGLFFNNFLISGMGGDLLRVYDVKKHSPDRERLSPAVATVFFDRFVGLLTLIFLACITGVFMIGRGESIRMFLSIVVLLTIWIMGLVFVLNKKVADAVVKPFTVFIPNKLYERLRHLYHEIHNFRTRRFDLLIIFLISIGVQGLRIMTIWAIGRAMGDESSILYYIIFVPIISLAASLPISIGGTGPREQTTILLFRKIGVTAEIAFSIGFVTYIISMISTVPGALIFFMRKSKHT is encoded by the coding sequence ATGATGAAAAAATATTTATACGTTGTTCTTAAAATTGCAATCAGTTTCGGAATCATATTTTTCACCGTCCGTTCGATCGAGCTGGATGCTTTACAGGCGCAATTTCTTAAAACGGATCCGGCGTGGATCGGTTGGTCTTTGATCTTATTGTCCTTCAGTTATTTTTTAGGAGCCTTTCAGTGGAGGCTTATTTTACGTTTGTCTGAGATCAGAATCAGCTATCAGGTTACGCTGGGTTACTATTATGTCGGTTTGTTCTTTAATAATTTTTTGATCAGCGGTATGGGCGGCGATCTTTTGAGAGTCTATGACGTTAAGAAACATTCGCCGGATCGTGAAAGATTATCGCCGGCGGTCGCAACGGTTTTTTTTGACCGGTTTGTCGGATTGCTAACTTTAATCTTTCTGGCCTGCATCACCGGTGTATTTATGATCGGACGCGGCGAATCGATAAGAATGTTTTTGAGCATTGTTGTACTGCTTACGATCTGGATTATGGGGTTGGTATTTGTGTTGAACAAGAAAGTTGCCGATGCCGTAGTAAAGCCTTTTACGGTTTTCATTCCAAATAAACTATACGAACGTCTCCGTCATCTGTATCATGAAATACATAATTTCAGAACACGGAGGTTTGACTTGCTTATAATTTTCTTGATTTCCATCGGCGTGCAGGGTCTTCGAATAATGACTATCTGGGCTATTGGGCGGGCAATGGGTGATGAATCGTCGATATTATATTACATAATTTTCGTTCCCATTATTTCACTGGCCGCCAGCCTGCCTATCTCCATTGGAGGAACGGGCCCCAGAGAACAGACGACTATCTTACTGTTCAGAAAAATCGGTGTGACGGCTGAAATCGCATTTTCGATCGGGTTCGTTACTTACATTATCTCAATGATTTCTACTGTTCCCGGCGCATTGATTTTTTTTATGAGAAAGAGTAAACACACATGA
- a CDS encoding biopolymer transporter ExbD, with amino-acid sequence MLVEKRLKNTAEIPTSSLADMAFLLLIFFIVITTVGTDKGIDLVLPPEGDVKEIPKTNIMNILLNDNGDILIEEEPRFMNQIKDIVKNRIAKNDKIIVSVKTTRRTPYKIFVAVLDQLKQAEAKKISIAEPDK; translated from the coding sequence ATGTTAGTTGAAAAAAGATTAAAAAATACAGCAGAAATACCGACAAGTTCGCTGGCAGATATGGCATTTCTTCTGCTCATATTTTTCATTGTTATCACCACCGTTGGCACGGATAAAGGGATTGACCTTGTTTTGCCGCCGGAAGGCGATGTAAAAGAAATTCCAAAGACAAATATCATGAATATCCTTCTCAATGATAACGGCGATATCCTGATTGAAGAAGAACCGCGATTTATGAATCAGATTAAGGATATTGTGAAAAACAGGATTGCCAAGAATGACAAGATCATCGTGTCGGTTAAAACGACGCGAAGAACGCCATATAAGATATTTGTTGCCGTTTTAGATCAGCTCAAACAGGCCGAGGCAAAAAAAATATCCATAGCGGAGCCGGACAAATAA
- a CDS encoding DUF4837 family protein produces MKTLFCVMAACFIASCGKVYKSPAIGGDDQIIVFSDSANWSQGKESLQIVFERNFVTPQNETDFYLQRAPISVFDIYKKYKYIVMIGTLDSKEPVSQTVQSMLNEEAAKAVASGEYFIFTRKDEWSVGQVIMVLTSNTIQEVNRFIQANGDQLFEIFDTHKTNLMSDFLYGSSAPLEDKALQKELFMKYQWTLRIHPDYKLVEESPDRHYVRFHASSYYKSLQRWLSVYWVPLDSQAVPDSFLTKTWMTQTRNKIGSWFLDSVKTTPSFDSFYKTEIGGRPALAYTGIWKTLDLQNAFGGPFRSYAFYDDRTRRIYFIDQALFFPEEIKKLKFLRELDVITKTFTTNPPAEQ; encoded by the coding sequence ATGAAGACACTTTTTTGCGTCATGGCGGCGTGCTTTATTGCATCCTGCGGGAAGGTTTACAAGTCTCCGGCGATCGGCGGCGATGATCAGATCATTGTTTTTTCGGATTCGGCCAATTGGAGCCAGGGTAAAGAATCATTACAGATCGTATTCGAAAGAAATTTTGTGACGCCGCAGAATGAAACCGATTTCTATCTGCAGCGCGCACCTATCAGCGTTTTTGATATTTATAAAAAGTATAAATACATCGTCATGATTGGCACGTTGGACTCGAAAGAACCGGTATCGCAAACGGTTCAGAGTATGCTCAATGAGGAAGCGGCCAAGGCGGTAGCGTCTGGCGAGTATTTTATTTTTACGCGCAAGGACGAATGGTCGGTCGGGCAAGTCATCATGGTACTGACGTCAAATACCATCCAGGAAGTTAACCGCTTCATCCAGGCTAACGGAGATCAGCTTTTTGAAATTTTCGACACGCATAAAACAAATCTGATGTCTGATTTTCTTTATGGTTCGTCAGCCCCTCTCGAAGACAAGGCCTTGCAGAAAGAACTTTTTATGAAATACCAATGGACCCTGCGAATTCATCCTGACTATAAACTCGTTGAAGAAAGCCCGGACAGGCATTACGTTCGTTTCCACGCATCGTCATACTACAAGTCGCTGCAGCGATGGCTCTCGGTATATTGGGTTCCGCTCGACTCTCAAGCCGTTCCTGACAGCTTTTTGACCAAAACATGGATGACACAGACGAGAAATAAAATAGGATCCTGGTTTCTGGATTCAGTCAAAACGACGCCATCTTTCGATTCATTTTACAAAACTGAGATCGGCGGCCGTCCGGCGCTTGCATATACCGGAATTTGGAAAACCTTAGATTTGCAAAACGCATTTGGCGGCCCGTTTCGTAGTTACGCGTTTTACGATGATCGCACGCGGCGTATTTATTTTATTGACCAAGCGTTGTTTTTTCCGGAGGAAATTAAGAAGCTTAAATTTCTCAGAGAATTGGACGTCATAACAAAAACATTTACGACTAACCCTCCCGCTGAACAATGA
- the rfbD gene encoding dTDP-4-dehydrorhamnose reductase, giving the protein MQNILLIGANGQLGQDLIRVLSRDFNITKTDVDQCDITSPSQVAELFESHRPDLVINTAAWTDVPGCETNDRKAFEVNALGAKHVAQNCEQASCKLVHISTDYVFDGKKNKPYIESDLPAPLNVYGVSKLAGEHYVSAYGRKNFIIRTSGLYGIYPAIGKKSNFVETMLNLAKEKDTIKVVDDEVLTPTFTIHLAQQIKKLMSTNHYGLYHATSDGACSWYEFTKKIFEIAQVKTKLEKTSVKEFGSPVRRPAYSVLGNYNLKERGLDIMKSWEEALADYFLDKENKLKI; this is encoded by the coding sequence GTGCAAAATATCTTGTTAATTGGCGCAAACGGACAACTGGGACAAGACCTTATCCGTGTATTATCGCGCGACTTTAACATTACAAAAACGGACGTCGACCAATGCGATATCACTAGTCCGTCGCAGGTGGCTGAGCTTTTTGAGTCCCATCGCCCCGACCTGGTTATCAATACCGCTGCATGGACCGATGTGCCGGGGTGTGAAACCAACGACAGGAAAGCTTTTGAGGTCAATGCCCTCGGCGCAAAACATGTTGCTCAAAATTGTGAACAAGCGTCATGTAAACTGGTTCATATCAGCACCGATTATGTTTTTGACGGGAAAAAAAACAAGCCGTACATTGAGTCGGATTTGCCGGCGCCCTTGAATGTATATGGAGTGAGCAAATTAGCCGGTGAACATTATGTTTCTGCGTATGGCCGTAAAAATTTTATCATTCGTACTTCGGGTCTTTACGGGATTTATCCTGCAATCGGCAAGAAATCCAATTTTGTTGAAACAATGCTGAATCTGGCCAAAGAAAAAGATACGATCAAAGTGGTTGATGATGAAGTTTTGACGCCGACTTTCACGATACACCTTGCGCAGCAGATCAAAAAGTTGATGTCAACGAACCATTACGGACTGTATCACGCAACCAGTGACGGCGCATGTTCCTGGTACGAATTCACAAAAAAAATATTTGAGATCGCACAGGTCAAAACCAAACTTGAAAAAACGAGCGTGAAGGAATTTGGAAGCCCGGTCCGTCGCCCGGCGTACTCCGTTCTCGGAAATTACAATCTAAAGGAGCGGGGCCTGGATATTATGAAATCATGGGAAGAGGCGCTCGCGGATTATTTTCTCGATAAAGAAAACAAGTTGAAAATATAA
- a CDS encoding DUF2723 domain-containing protein has product MFNYVKVNRITGLVVFVLSLFGYLATVSPTLSYWDCGEFAACAYSLAVPHPPGSPLFLLVGRLFSMLPTSEIGHAVGIAVTDYDIGFRVNMISVLCSAFAVLFLYLTIVRLLLQWKERPTDTFGALKITLSAAIAALTFAFTYSHWFNAVEAEVYAASTFSTAIVVWLIMVWLEKPDDIHSDVYLLLIAYMVGLAIGVHLLNILALPFIFFIIYSKKFEITVSSFIKFVIVGLIAMAVIYKVFIFWSIQVPLFFDQFGLAGASILLFFGILIYLSYYMIKQNNHAGALVVIASLLIFVGYSTYAMIMIRSGMNPNIDQNDPGNWAAFIRYMNREQYGDFSYWPRVAPFWDYQFNKMFVRYFNWQFIGRPDDLALSFVDHVRNAIGWSVDKLQDTQEDRYGYVYTVFSMRGLYGIPFIVGIIGAVHHFSRDWKRALAVFGLFITTGFAIIIYLNQPDPQPRERDYSYVGAFFSFSVWIGIGVYSILESIEEKLKNKNFMPTLVYTACCGLIILLPLNMFLYNKNTTSRQGNYVAWDYSYNLLETCEPNALIFTNGDNDTFPLWYLQEVEKVRPDVRIVNLSLLNTEWYIHQLKNQELEYRMKDGSTVKAMKVPIGYTDRQILGDPKIPNSSIQPTRWKSREFTIDVPKEIYWKDWVESGKALPKNHDTLVIPKMKFKVDPTISGQGLRVQDLMVLDILFASKFSRPIYYAITVSDDNKVGLGRYLRMDGLAYKLITVPDQDMSIDLMYENTFKKYKYRNMNNPDVSYDDNIRRLTQNYRTLFLRMVEYYRQRKMMGTAENLKNKIDLEFPESLTADQKIVAILDSMQSIITEEAVPMRDYRLKLAIGQFYADAGQPEKLKEYIAEVLANEKLYRIDQNGKIRIAALHLFVLKDAATAVDILKPIYESNPANPEALGYYIQALEESGNLTETALILESWLARNPQDVTAKTKLAEIKARLDSKK; this is encoded by the coding sequence ATGTTCAATTATGTAAAGGTCAATCGCATCACGGGCCTCGTTGTATTTGTGTTATCCTTATTTGGATATTTAGCGACCGTGTCACCGACATTATCTTATTGGGATTGCGGAGAATTTGCTGCATGCGCCTACAGTTTAGCGGTACCTCATCCTCCCGGTTCACCGCTGTTTCTGCTCGTCGGCCGGCTGTTCTCCATGCTGCCGACTTCGGAAATTGGGCATGCGGTAGGCATTGCCGTCACGGATTACGATATCGGATTCCGTGTGAATATGATATCGGTGCTGTGCAGCGCCTTTGCAGTATTGTTTTTGTACCTGACTATCGTTCGGCTTTTGTTACAATGGAAGGAACGTCCGACGGATACGTTTGGCGCACTGAAAATCACACTATCCGCGGCCATCGCCGCATTGACATTTGCTTTCACCTACAGCCATTGGTTTAATGCCGTTGAAGCGGAAGTATACGCAGCGAGCACTTTTTCTACCGCGATCGTGGTATGGCTCATTATGGTATGGCTTGAAAAACCGGACGACATTCACAGCGATGTATATTTACTGCTCATTGCGTACATGGTAGGCCTGGCCATCGGCGTCCACCTTTTAAATATACTTGCGCTTCCGTTCATATTCTTTATCATCTATTCAAAAAAATTCGAGATCACTGTTTCCAGTTTCATCAAGTTTGTCATCGTCGGACTGATTGCAATGGCCGTTATTTACAAGGTGTTCATATTCTGGAGTATTCAGGTTCCCCTCTTTTTTGACCAATTTGGGTTAGCCGGCGCTTCTATTCTATTGTTTTTCGGAATCCTGATCTATTTGTCGTACTACATGATCAAACAAAACAACCATGCCGGTGCGCTGGTTGTTATTGCTTCGCTGCTTATTTTTGTAGGTTATTCAACGTACGCCATGATCATGATTCGTTCCGGGATGAATCCGAATATTGACCAGAACGATCCGGGCAACTGGGCGGCTTTTATCCGGTACATGAACCGCGAACAGTACGGCGATTTCTCATATTGGCCACGCGTGGCTCCATTCTGGGATTATCAGTTCAACAAGATGTTCGTCCGCTATTTTAACTGGCAATTCATAGGGCGGCCCGATGATCTGGCATTATCCTTTGTCGATCACGTACGGAATGCAATCGGTTGGTCGGTAGACAAATTACAGGATACTCAGGAAGACCGGTACGGATATGTTTATACCGTATTCAGCATGCGCGGGCTTTACGGAATTCCATTTATCGTTGGAATCATCGGCGCTGTACATCATTTCAGCCGCGATTGGAAAAGAGCGTTAGCGGTATTCGGCCTCTTCATTACGACCGGTTTTGCCATCATTATTTATCTGAACCAGCCGGACCCGCAGCCGCGCGAACGCGATTACAGTTATGTTGGGGCGTTCTTTTCTTTCTCCGTATGGATCGGTATTGGCGTATATTCCATTCTGGAATCTATCGAAGAAAAGTTGAAAAATAAAAATTTCATGCCCACGCTTGTATATACGGCGTGTTGTGGCCTTATTATTCTATTGCCACTAAATATGTTCTTGTATAATAAAAATACGACCAGCCGTCAGGGAAACTATGTTGCATGGGATTATTCATATAATCTGCTTGAGACTTGCGAACCGAATGCGCTCATTTTTACCAATGGCGACAACGACACCTTTCCGTTATGGTATTTGCAGGAAGTTGAAAAGGTCAGGCCGGATGTACGCATAGTCAACTTGAGTCTGCTGAATACGGAATGGTACATTCACCAGCTGAAAAACCAAGAGCTGGAGTATAGAATGAAGGACGGCTCAACGGTCAAAGCAATGAAAGTCCCAATCGGATATACCGATCGGCAAATTCTCGGCGATCCGAAAATCCCGAACTCCAGTATCCAGCCGACGCGGTGGAAATCACGCGAATTTACGATAGATGTGCCGAAGGAGATTTATTGGAAAGACTGGGTCGAGTCCGGTAAAGCGCTGCCGAAGAATCATGATACCCTCGTCATCCCCAAAATGAAGTTTAAAGTGGATCCGACTATTTCCGGTCAGGGTCTGCGTGTTCAGGATCTGATGGTTCTGGATATTTTGTTTGCATCAAAATTCTCTCGCCCGATCTATTACGCAATTACCGTAAGTGATGATAATAAAGTCGGCCTTGGCCGTTACTTGCGAATGGACGGGCTGGCTTATAAACTGATTACCGTACCCGATCAGGATATGTCAATTGACCTTATGTATGAAAACACGTTCAAGAAATATAAATACCGAAACATGAACAATCCGGACGTGTCATATGATGATAATATCCGCCGTTTGACGCAAAATTACCGCACCCTGTTTCTGCGCATGGTGGAATATTATCGTCAAAGGAAAATGATGGGAACGGCGGAAAATCTGAAAAATAAAATTGATCTGGAATTTCCAGAATCGCTTACGGCCGATCAAAAAATAGTCGCAATATTAGACTCCATGCAGTCGATAATCACCGAGGAGGCGGTTCCCATGCGCGATTACCGCCTGAAACTCGCGATAGGCCAATTTTATGCGGACGCGGGACAGCCTGAAAAACTAAAAGAATATATAGCCGAAGTACTCGCGAATGAAAAATTATATCGCATCGATCAAAACGGCAAGATTCGTATTGCCGCATTGCACCTGTTTGTTTTAAAGGATGCCGCAACGGCTGTGGACATTCTGAAACCGATTTACGAATCCAATCCGGCCAATCCGGAGGCTTTGGGTTATTATATACAAGCGTTGGAGGAAAGCGGCAATCTGACAGAAACGGCATTGATACTTGAGTCATGGCTCGCGCGTAATCCGCAAGATGTAACGGCTAAAACGAAATTAGCTGAGATCAAGGCAAGATTAGATTCGAAAAAATAA
- a CDS encoding biopolymer transporter ExbD, with product MKFSNQKNKPPAIPGASMSDIVFTLLLFFMVSTVIKKFNGLPVDTPEAYQVEKLQTKTHTSYIWIDEGENISFDDYPISSMEEIYTIAREKIVKDVQLLIFMRIDKNMRMGVLVDVQQELRKAGALRVYYATKTKASPNY from the coding sequence ATGAAATTCAGTAATCAAAAAAATAAGCCGCCCGCTATACCCGGGGCATCCATGTCCGATATTGTATTTACCTTATTGCTTTTCTTTATGGTCTCGACGGTCATCAAGAAATTCAACGGTCTGCCCGTCGACACGCCGGAAGCATATCAGGTGGAAAAATTGCAGACAAAGACACACACTTCTTATATCTGGATCGATGAAGGTGAAAATATTTCATTTGACGATTATCCTATTTCCTCAATGGAAGAAATATACACCATCGCTCGGGAGAAAATTGTTAAAGATGTCCAATTATTAATTTTTATGCGAATAGACAAGAATATGCGAATGGGCGTATTAGTGGATGTACAACAGGAATTGAGAAAAGCGGGGGCATTGCGGGTCTATTACGCTACTAAAACAAAAGCTTCGCCAAATTATTAG
- a CDS encoding energy transducer TonB, translating to MTLYELKRQYKVVLEASMIAALVLITLVIRFYTFGDSGRTIGKADIQFEVSKVDLTKQIKRAPPPNRPAVPVASETETLLGDETIDDTDVDLEEIPPPPPPPAKRDQGDGDAEIFVAYDTPPDLKGGFDFIRRNLKYPDMARQAGIEGKAIVSCVVDENGNVLKAEVVKEDGNVGFGQAAVEVIMKAKFNPAKQRDKAVKVRISVPVVFKLRG from the coding sequence ATGACATTGTATGAATTGAAGAGGCAATACAAAGTTGTGTTAGAGGCTTCGATGATCGCGGCGCTGGTTTTAATTACATTGGTCATCCGTTTTTATACATTTGGAGACAGCGGCCGCACTATCGGAAAAGCGGATATACAGTTTGAAGTCAGCAAGGTTGATTTGACCAAGCAGATCAAACGCGCGCCACCGCCAAATCGTCCGGCTGTTCCGGTTGCATCTGAAACGGAAACGTTATTGGGCGATGAGACTATTGATGATACCGATGTGGATCTCGAAGAAATTCCACCGCCGCCGCCGCCGCCGGCAAAACGGGACCAGGGTGATGGCGATGCTGAAATTTTTGTGGCATACGATACGCCGCCTGATCTGAAAGGCGGATTTGATTTCATTCGCAGAAATCTCAAATATCCCGATATGGCAAGACAGGCGGGTATAGAAGGTAAAGCGATTGTCAGTTGTGTTGTTGACGAAAATGGGAATGTGCTTAAAGCGGAAGTAGTCAAAGAAGACGGTAATGTCGGTTTCGGGCAAGCCGCTGTAGAAGTGATCATGAAGGCTAAATTTAATCCTGCCAAGCAGCGCGATAAAGCCGTCAAAGTCAGAATATCCGTGCCGGTAGTATTCAAGCTCAGGGGATAG
- a CDS encoding glycosyltransferase family 2 protein produces the protein MNPSPLVSVVILNYNGKKFIKSLFDSLSKTTYPSVEWIMVDNASMDDSVAYTEQHYPQVMLIRSDANLGYTGGNNLGIAAAQGKYIVLLNNDVEVAPDWLDHLVNEAEKDETVGALQPKLQSMINRGYFEYAGASGGFIDQWGFAFLRGRMFDTIETDRGQYDDIREIFWASGAALFLRRSALDEAGTLDETFFMHYEEIDLCWRLHLHGYIVKVIPQSNVLHYVSASLPAADFKKLYWNHRNSLILLIKNLPARRLFLTLLQRFILDGIAGIHALVQFEPMRIVAILNAHFWVYAHALVLLKKRRLVQINRKVTDAQFRHLIYPKSIVFDYFLKKKKEFHTLGF, from the coding sequence ATGAATCCATCTCCGCTCGTCTCCGTCGTCATTCTCAATTATAACGGCAAAAAATTTATAAAAAGTTTGTTCGATTCGCTTTCCAAAACGACTTATCCTTCCGTCGAATGGATCATGGTGGACAATGCATCGATGGACGATTCTGTTGCTTATACGGAGCAACATTATCCTCAGGTCATGTTGATCCGATCTGATGCCAACCTCGGATACACCGGCGGCAATAATCTCGGAATAGCTGCGGCGCAGGGTAAATATATCGTTTTATTGAACAATGACGTTGAAGTAGCTCCCGACTGGCTCGACCATCTTGTAAATGAAGCCGAAAAGGACGAGACGGTCGGCGCACTGCAACCCAAACTTCAGTCTATGATCAACCGCGGATATTTTGAGTATGCCGGAGCATCGGGCGGATTTATTGACCAATGGGGGTTTGCATTTCTCCGCGGGCGTATGTTCGATACGATCGAAACGGATCGCGGCCAATACGATGATATCAGGGAAATATTCTGGGCCAGCGGCGCGGCGTTATTTCTCAGGCGGTCTGCATTGGATGAGGCCGGAACGCTTGACGAAACTTTTTTTATGCACTACGAGGAAATCGATCTTTGCTGGCGTCTGCACCTCCACGGGTATATAGTCAAGGTAATCCCTCAATCTAATGTATTACATTATGTGAGCGCATCTCTGCCAGCGGCAGATTTTAAAAAACTGTATTGGAACCATCGAAACAGCCTTATTTTACTTATTAAGAATTTACCGGCGCGGCGCTTATTCTTGACTCTGCTGCAACGATTCATTTTGGACGGAATTGCCGGGATACATGCATTGGTACAGTTTGAACCGATGCGCATCGTCGCTATTTTAAATGCCCATTTTTGGGTCTATGCGCATGCCCTTGTGCTTCTCAAAAAAAGGAGGTTGGTGCAAATAAACCGAAAAGTCACCGATGCGCAATTCCGTCATCTGATCTATCCTAAGAGTATTGTTTTTGATTATTTCTTGAAGAAGAAAAAAGAGTTTCATACTTTAGGCTTTTAG
- a CDS encoding STAS domain-containing protein produces the protein MKQSKKVQIASESKVKVTSRKVTDTLAVVEIQDKLMTEEHIEMLQAAVRELLDDNVDKIVIDLSKIKRINSSGLGSLISLYTAAHNKNGVLKIGGYNEFVKNVLNITKLAEVFEIHPTQEDCIKSFS, from the coding sequence ATGAAACAAAGCAAAAAAGTGCAAATTGCCAGCGAGAGCAAGGTCAAAGTTACGTCCCGTAAGGTAACCGACACTCTGGCCGTCGTAGAAATCCAGGATAAACTCATGACGGAAGAGCACATCGAGATGTTGCAGGCCGCCGTTCGGGAATTATTGGACGATAATGTCGATAAGATAGTTATCGATCTGTCAAAGATAAAAAGAATCAACAGTTCCGGCCTTGGCAGCCTTATTTCACTCTATACAGCGGCGCATAACAAGAACGGCGTACTAAAAATTGGGGGCTACAACGAGTTCGTCAAAAATGTACTCAACATCACCAAATTAGCCGAAGTATTTGAAATTCATCCCACTCAGGAAGACTGTATCAAAAGCTTCAGCTAA